From Mycobacterium lacus, one genomic window encodes:
- a CDS encoding M20/M25/M40 family metallo-hydrolase, which produces MTPESGAAATSIGPSDDVVEVVSRLIRFDTTNTGEPETTRGEAECAQWVAEQLAEVGYQPVYVESGAPGRGNVFARLAGSDSSRGALLIHGHLDVVPAEAADWSVHPFSGAVESDHVWGRGAVDMKDMVGMMIVVARHFRRAAIVPPRDLVFAFVADEEHGGKYGAHWLVDNRPDLFDGVTEAIGEVGGFSLTVPRRDGGERRLYLIETAEKGIQWMRLTARGRAGHGSMVHDHNAVTAVAEAVARLGRHRFPLVRTDTVSEFLAAVSEETGLAFGLDSPDLDGTIEKLGPMARMLKAMLRDTANPTMLKAGYKANVVPATAEAVVDCRVLPGRQAAFEAEVDQLIGPDVTREWIRDLPSYETSFDGDLVDAMNAAVLAIDPDGRTVPYMLSGGTDAKAFARLGIRCFGFSPLRLPPELDFTSLFHGVDERVPVSALRFGTDVLTRFLTHC; this is translated from the coding sequence GTGACCCCAGAGAGCGGTGCGGCCGCGACTTCGATCGGCCCGAGCGATGATGTGGTCGAGGTGGTCAGCAGGTTAATCCGGTTCGATACGACCAACACGGGCGAACCCGAGACCACACGAGGCGAGGCCGAGTGCGCGCAGTGGGTGGCCGAGCAGCTGGCTGAGGTTGGCTACCAGCCGGTCTATGTCGAATCTGGTGCACCGGGCCGGGGCAATGTGTTCGCCCGCCTCGCGGGTTCGGATAGCTCCCGAGGCGCCCTGCTGATCCACGGCCACCTCGACGTGGTGCCAGCTGAGGCCGCCGATTGGAGCGTGCACCCGTTTTCCGGCGCGGTCGAAAGCGACCATGTGTGGGGCCGCGGCGCGGTCGACATGAAGGACATGGTCGGCATGATGATCGTGGTTGCGCGACACTTCCGGCGGGCCGCCATCGTGCCCCCCCGCGACCTGGTGTTCGCCTTCGTTGCCGACGAGGAACACGGCGGCAAATACGGGGCGCACTGGCTCGTCGACAACCGGCCCGATCTGTTCGACGGCGTCACCGAGGCGATCGGTGAGGTCGGCGGGTTTTCCCTGACGGTGCCTCGCCGCGACGGCGGTGAGCGTCGCCTCTACCTGATCGAGACGGCCGAGAAAGGCATCCAGTGGATGCGGCTCACCGCACGGGGCCGGGCCGGGCACGGCTCGATGGTGCACGACCACAACGCCGTCACCGCCGTCGCCGAAGCGGTCGCCCGGCTGGGCCGCCACCGGTTTCCGCTCGTCCGCACCGATACCGTCAGCGAGTTCCTCGCCGCGGTCAGCGAGGAGACCGGCCTCGCTTTCGGCCTCGACTCGCCCGACCTGGACGGAACGATCGAAAAGCTTGGCCCGATGGCTCGGATGTTGAAGGCCATGCTGCGCGACACCGCGAACCCGACGATGCTCAAGGCCGGATACAAGGCCAACGTCGTTCCCGCGACGGCGGAAGCGGTGGTGGACTGCCGCGTCCTGCCCGGGCGGCAGGCGGCGTTCGAGGCCGAGGTCGACCAGTTGATCGGACCCGACGTGACCCGGGAGTGGATCAGGGATTTGCCGTCGTACGAGACCAGCTTCGACGGCGACCTGGTCGATGCCATGAACGCCGCGGTGCTGGCGATCGACCCCGACGGCCGGACGGTGCCCTACATGCTTTCCGGCGGCACTGACGCGAAGGCGTTCGCGCGCTTGGGTATTCGCTGCTTCGGCTTCAGCCCGCTGCGGTTGCCGCCGGAGCTGGATTTCACCTCACTGTTCCACGGGGTCGACGAGCGGGTACCCGTCTCTGCCCTGAGGTTCGGCACCGACGTGCTGACACGCTTCTTGACGCACTGCTGA